From one Gossypium hirsutum isolate 1008001.06 chromosome D08, Gossypium_hirsutum_v2.1, whole genome shotgun sequence genomic stretch:
- the LOC121220129 gene encoding protein transport protein Sec61 subunit beta: MARGSSQSQNTASSTTTRPGVMAPRGSAAATAGMRRRRVTGGAAATSELTTVGSGSSNMLRFYTDDAPGLKISPTVVLVMSFCFIAFVVALHAFGKIYRAKAGAGAGP; encoded by the coding sequence ATGGCAAGAGGTTCCTCCCAGTCGCAAAACACCGCTTCCTCCACCACCACCCGTCCCGGCGTCATGGCTCCTCGCGGTTCCGCTGCCGCGACTGCCGGAATGCGTCGTCGCAGGGTTACGGGAGGCGCTGCTGCCACCTCCGAATTGACCACCGTCGGCTCCGGATCGAGCAACATGCTCCGGTTCTACACAGACGATGCTCCGGGCTTGAAGATCTCCCCTACCGTTGTTCTTGTCATGAGTTTTTGCTTCATTGCCTTCGTCGTTGCTCTCCACGCTTTTGGCAAGATCTATCGCGCCAAAGCTGGAGCCGGAGCTGGACCGTGA
- the LOC121220128 gene encoding LOB domain-containing protein 1 encodes MFKMEFREPTPSAVASPNSSNPSSPSTPTSPPVVISPCAGCKILRRRCADKCMLAPYFPPTEPAKFTNAHRVFGASNIIKFLQELPESQRADAVSSMVYEASARIRDPVYGCAGAICQLQKQVNELQAQLAKAQAEVVNMQLQQANLVGALLCMEATAPPPQPHPQQLAVDTFMCSPQSYHSNPGFIDDDENNNNLGSLWEPL; translated from the exons ATGTTTAAGATGGAATTTAGAGAACCAACCCCATCCGCCGTTGCTTCTCCGAATTCTTCGAACCCGTCATCCCCTTCGACACCTACGTCTCCGCCGGTCGTCATTAGTCCTTGTGCTGGTTGCAAGATTTTGAGGCGAAGGTGTGCCGATAAATGCATGTTGGCCCCGTATTTCCCTCCAACCGAACCGGCTAAGTTCACCAACGCTCATCGGGTTTTTGGTGCTAGCAACATAATCAAGTTCTTGCAG GAACTTCCAGAGTCACAAAGGGCCGATGCAGTAAGTAGCATGGTGTACGAAGCTAGTGCGAGGATCCGAGACCCGGTGTACGGCTGCGCTGGGGCAATCTGCCAGTTGCAGAAGCAAGTCAACGAGCTCCAAGCACAGTTAGCCAAAGCTCAAGCCGAAGTGGTCAACATGCAGCTACAACAAGCGAACCTCGTGGGGGCTTTGCTTTGCATGGAGGCGACTGCGCCGCCTCCTCAACCGCATCCCCAACAACTCGCCGTCGACACCTTCATGTGTAGCCCACAAAGCTACCATAGCAATCCCGGCTTCATCGACGACGACGAGAACAACAACAACCTAGGATCCTTATGGGAGCCTCTTTAG
- the LOC121203257 gene encoding pentatricopeptide repeat-containing protein At2g27800, mitochondrial: protein MGIELKHSHQFYVLVLCYSPFSAFSDMFRGTFKNPQHSPFTFTQINPSSITSPTSISHQIYTYFYSTKAPSRSYRRRVNKRLKASQKPVLDQAKFQQVISQLPPRFTADELYNVITLEDDPLLCWELFNWAAQQPRFKHNVSTYHITIKKLGVAKMYEEMDVVVNQVLALRSFGSEPLYNTMIYFFAEARKLTRAVNIFKHMRNNRKFDCRPSIRTYNILFTAMLSRGKDSYINHMYMETIRCLFRQMVDDGIEPDVFTLNSMIKGYVLSLHVNDALRVFHQMGVVYKCLPNAFSYDYLIYGLCAQGRTNNARELCDEMKRNGFTPSGKSYNSLVNALAIAGEVEEAVHYLREMIEMRKSADLITYRTVLDEICRRGRVEEAMGLLRELQSKDLVDGHTYQKLLYAMEDSYGD from the exons ATGGGCATAGAGCTAAAACACAGCCATCAATTTTACGTTTTGGTGCTGTGCTACTCACCGTTCAGTGCCTTCTCCGATATGTTTCGAG gTACCTTCAAAAACCCTCAACACAGCCCGTTTACCTTTACTCAAATCAACCCATCATCCATTACATCTCCCActtcaatttcacatcaaatttaCACTTATTTTTACTCAACTAAAGCCCCATCAAGATCATATAGAAGGAGGGTCAATAAGAGATTAAAAGCTAGTCAAAAGCCTGTTCTTGACCAAGCTAAATTTCAACAAGTCATTTCACAACTCCCACCTAGGTTCACTGCTGATGAGCTTTACAATGTAATAACACTAGAGGATGATCCTTTATTGTGTTGGGAATTATTCAATTGGGCTGCTCAACAACCTAGGTTTAAGCACAATGTTTCCACTTATCATATTACTATAAAGAAGCTCGGTGTTGCGAAAATGTATGAAGAAATGGATGTTGTTGTTAACCAAGTGCTCGCACTTCGTTCGTTCGGTTCTGAGCCACTTTATAATACCATGATTTACTTTTTTGCTGAAGCCAGGAAGTTAACTAGAGCTGTGAATATATTTAAGCATATGAGGAACAATCGGAAATTCGATTGTAGGCCGTCTATTAGGACGTATAACATTCTTTTTACCGCGATGTTGAGTAGGGGAAAGGATTCTTATATAAACCATATGTATATGGAGACTATTAGGTGTTTGTTCAGGCAAATGGTTGATGACGGGATCGAACCTGATGTTTTCACGTTGAATTCTATGATAAAAGGATACGTGCTTTCACTTCATGTCAATGATGCTCTTCGTGTGTTTCACCAGATGGGTGTGGTTTACAAGTGCTTGCCTAATGCTTTTTCCTATGATTATTTGATTTACGGGTTATGTGCGCAAGGTAGAACGAATAATGCTAGGGAGTTGTGTGATGAAATGAAGAGAAATGGGTTTACTCCTAGTGGTAAATCGTATAACTCCCTTGTGAATGCTTTGGCAATTGCTGGAGAGGTTGAAGAAGCGGTGCATTATTTGAGAGAGATGATTGAAATGCGGAAGTCTGCTGATTTGATAACATATAGAACGGTTTTGGATGAGATTTGCAGAAGAGGAAGGGTCGAGGAAGCCATGGGATTGTTAAGAGAGTTGCAAAGTAAAGATCTTGTCGATGGACATACTTATCAGAAACTTCTTTATGCAATGGAGGATAGCTATGGGGATTGA